In Sphingopyxis sp. FD7, a single window of DNA contains:
- the smpB gene encoding SsrA-binding protein SmpB, whose protein sequence is MARPQSAAEFDKKKIVAENRRARFDYAIEQVFEAGIALQGTEVKSLRFGEGTIAESYAEVNGGEVWLINANIPEFSHGNRFNHEPRRPRKLLLNWREINKLHAGVMRQGMTLVPLSVYFNSRGRAKVELALAKGKKAHDKRESIKERDWKRDKQRLLKDRG, encoded by the coding sequence ATGGCCCGTCCGCAGTCCGCCGCCGAGTTCGACAAGAAAAAGATCGTCGCCGAGAACCGGCGCGCGCGCTTCGATTATGCCATCGAGCAGGTTTTCGAGGCGGGGATCGCGCTGCAGGGCACCGAGGTCAAGTCGCTGCGCTTCGGCGAGGGGACGATTGCCGAAAGCTATGCCGAGGTGAACGGCGGCGAAGTGTGGCTGATCAACGCCAATATCCCTGAGTTCAGCCACGGCAATCGTTTCAATCACGAGCCCAGGCGGCCGCGCAAGCTGCTGCTCAATTGGCGCGAGATCAACAAGCTGCACGCGGGCGTGATGCGGCAGGGGATGACGCTCGTGCCCCTCAGCGTCTATTTCAACAGCCGCGGCCGCGCCAAGGTCGAACTCGCGCTCGCCAAGGGCAAGAAGGCGCACGACAAGCGCGAGTCGATCAAGGAACGCGACTGGAAGCGCGACAAGCAACGACTGCTGAAGGACCGCGGATGA
- a CDS encoding response regulator translates to MADPRILIVEDDVLIGMMLVDMFDALGLPEPAQATGKDEALALIASEPLAGALVDINLGEEKGWPVADALAAMGIPFAFTSGGGDVIPAAHAGRRLISKPFRIGDIEAALREFGA, encoded by the coding sequence ATGGCTGATCCGCGCATCCTGATCGTCGAGGACGATGTGCTGATCGGCATGATGCTGGTCGACATGTTCGACGCGCTCGGCCTGCCCGAACCCGCGCAGGCGACGGGCAAGGACGAGGCGCTGGCGCTGATCGCGTCCGAGCCGCTCGCGGGGGCGCTCGTCGACATCAACCTCGGCGAAGAAAAGGGCTGGCCCGTCGCCGACGCGCTCGCCGCCATGGGAATACCTTTCGCCTTCACCTCAGGCGGCGGCGATGTCATTCCGGCCGCACACGCGGGCCGCCGGTTGATTAGCAAGCCGTTCCGGATCGGCGATATCGAGGCGGCGCTGCGGGAGTTCGGCGCGTAG
- a CDS encoding hybrid sensor histidine kinase/response regulator: MAPPTDLSRVDLALLVGLALVSAALLFWATGSAILAAGFAAGLAVAAGGVVLARRLFPAATRGEAAAPDWTILRQAVNHDDIAIAVTDRAGRMVCANDLFATWMGGFVTPPGLPLDGRGAELLKNAGRAAWRDGEGRADDIAIGPLQLRAQVTRTGQAEDYLVWRFAAVERFDLVAELTRHLGGPVGRTLGHAGVMAALVNHEGRLRAANEAFLLRALGEDDARHFAGRDVAPMLRLDDGGALYFAREGDRATPVRLIQIPLAPADSTTPVLLAMLDEEMGPADRGTAQTYVETLLSLLPFGLALVDRDGRFLYMNRAFVRAANLPDGKKPRYPGDIVVGEDKGPLADMIRRHSSGQQVGGDLSIRLAGQSGEPVSMRIVGVRGLGEAAVLLSLKDSSEESRLKRQVAQASKMQAVGQLAGGVAHDFNNILTAVLGACDLMLMRHTPGDSDYDDIQQIRSNANRAASLTRQLLAFSRQQTLRPQILQLPDVISEVSHLLKRLIGETVQLSVHHGRGLGAVRADPGQLEQVIINLADNARDAMPGGGTLTIETYPVSAADVRQMGNEFMPPADYCALKVSDTGTGIPADILPKIFEPFFTTKDVGKGTGLGLSTVYGIIKQSAGFIFADSQPGEGTSFTIYLPVHRVAGEAPAVPQPTAKAKKSQWGSGTILLVEDEDMVRAVAERALARAGYTVVTAAQGEEGLERFDELEKVDLVISDVVMPTMDGPAMVRAMRARRPGLPVLFMSGYAEEQLRQSIDIDDVSFLPKPFSVAQLAEATSAALDEAAHRGGQDG, translated from the coding sequence ATCGCGCCGCCCACCGACTTGTCGCGCGTCGATCTGGCGCTGCTCGTCGGGCTGGCGCTCGTGTCGGCCGCGCTGCTGTTCTGGGCGACGGGCAGCGCGATCCTTGCCGCGGGTTTTGCTGCGGGCCTGGCGGTGGCGGCGGGCGGCGTGGTGCTGGCGCGCCGGCTGTTCCCCGCGGCGACGCGCGGCGAGGCGGCGGCGCCCGACTGGACGATATTGCGTCAGGCGGTCAATCACGACGATATCGCGATCGCCGTCACCGATCGCGCCGGGCGGATGGTATGCGCCAACGACCTGTTCGCGACATGGATGGGCGGCTTTGTCACGCCGCCGGGCCTGCCGCTCGACGGCCGCGGCGCCGAGCTTTTGAAGAACGCCGGGCGCGCGGCGTGGCGCGACGGCGAAGGGCGCGCCGACGATATCGCGATCGGCCCCCTGCAATTGCGCGCGCAGGTGACGCGCACCGGGCAGGCCGAGGATTATCTCGTCTGGCGCTTTGCGGCCGTCGAGCGCTTCGATTTGGTCGCCGAACTCACCCGACATCTCGGCGGCCCGGTGGGGCGCACGCTGGGTCATGCCGGGGTGATGGCGGCGCTGGTCAACCATGAGGGGCGGCTGCGCGCGGCGAACGAGGCCTTTCTGCTGCGTGCGCTGGGCGAGGATGACGCGCGCCATTTCGCCGGGCGCGACGTTGCGCCGATGCTGCGGCTCGATGATGGCGGCGCGCTCTATTTCGCGCGCGAGGGCGATCGCGCGACGCCGGTGCGGCTGATCCAGATCCCGCTGGCGCCCGCCGACAGCACGACACCCGTGCTGCTCGCGATGCTCGACGAAGAGATGGGACCGGCCGACCGTGGCACCGCGCAAACCTATGTCGAGACGCTGCTGTCGCTGCTGCCCTTCGGGCTGGCGCTGGTCGATCGCGACGGGCGCTTTCTGTACATGAACCGTGCGTTCGTCCGCGCGGCGAACCTGCCCGACGGCAAGAAACCGCGCTATCCGGGCGACATCGTGGTCGGCGAGGACAAGGGGCCGCTCGCCGACATGATCCGCCGCCACAGCAGCGGGCAACAGGTGGGCGGCGACCTGTCGATCCGGCTCGCGGGGCAGAGCGGTGAACCTGTGTCGATGCGCATCGTCGGCGTGCGCGGCCTCGGCGAAGCGGCGGTGCTGCTCAGTCTCAAGGATTCGAGCGAGGAATCGCGGCTGAAGCGCCAGGTCGCGCAGGCATCGAAGATGCAGGCCGTGGGTCAGCTCGCGGGCGGCGTCGCGCATGATTTCAACAATATCCTGACCGCGGTGCTCGGCGCGTGCGACCTGATGCTGATGCGCCACACACCCGGAGACAGCGACTATGACGACATTCAACAGATCCGCAGTAACGCCAATCGCGCGGCCAGCCTGACGCGGCAATTGCTCGCTTTCTCGCGGCAACAGACGTTGCGCCCGCAGATTTTGCAGCTGCCCGACGTGATTTCCGAAGTGTCGCACCTCTTGAAGCGCCTGATCGGCGAGACGGTGCAACTGTCGGTGCACCATGGCCGCGGCCTTGGCGCGGTGCGCGCCGACCCCGGCCAGCTCGAACAGGTCATCATCAACCTGGCCGACAACGCGCGCGACGCGATGCCCGGCGGCGGGACGCTGACGATCGAGACCTATCCGGTGTCGGCCGCCGATGTGCGCCAGATGGGCAATGAGTTCATGCCGCCCGCCGATTATTGCGCGCTCAAGGTCAGCGACACGGGCACGGGCATTCCCGCCGATATATTGCCCAAGATTTTCGAGCCCTTTTTCACGACCAAGGATGTGGGCAAGGGAACGGGGCTGGGATTGTCGACCGTTTATGGCATCATCAAACAGTCGGCGGGTTTCATCTTTGCCGACAGCCAGCCGGGCGAGGGCACCAGCTTCACCATCTACCTGCCGGTTCACCGCGTCGCGGGCGAGGCTCCGGCAGTGCCGCAGCCGACCGCAAAGGCCAAGAAGAGCCAGTGGGGCAGCGGGACGATCCTGCTCGTCGAGGATGAAGATATGGTGCGCGCGGTCGCGGAACGCGCACTGGCCCGCGCGGGTTATACCGTCGTCACCGCCGCGCAGGGCGAGGAGGGACTCGAACGCTTTGACGAGTTGGAGAAGGTCGATTTGGTCATCAGCGATGTCGTGATGCCGACGATGGATGGGCCCGCGATGGTGCGCGCGATGCGCGCCAGGCGCCCCGGCCTGCCGGTGCTGTTCATGTCGGGCTATGCCGAGGAACAGCTGCGCCAGTCGATCGACATCGACGACGTGTCCTTCCTGCCCAAACCCTTTTCGGTCGCACAGCTCGCCGAGGCGACGTCGGCAGCGCTCGACGAGGCGGCGCATCGCGGGGGACAGGATGGCTGA
- the recA gene encoding recombinase RecA, which translates to MAGQLSLVESGKSVNGTDRQKALDAALAQIDRAFGKGSVMKLGSKEAMQVEAISTGSLGLDIALGVGGLPRGRVIEIYGPESSGKTTLALHCIAEAQKMGGTAAFVDAEHALDPVYARKLGVDIDELIVSQPDTGEQALEIVDTLVRSNAIDVLVVDSVAALVPRAEIEGEMGDSHVGLQARLMSQSLRKLTGSISRSRCMVIFINQLRMKIGVMYGNPETTTGGNALKFYASVRLDIRRTGQIKNGDEIVGNTTRVKVVKNKVAPPFKQVEFDIMYGQGISKIGEILDIGVKAGLVEKSGAWFSYDSIRIGQGRENAKNFLTENPELRERLEAAIRGRTDAVAEEMMAGPDDDAGDDI; encoded by the coding sequence ATGGCCGGACAATTGTCACTCGTCGAATCGGGGAAATCAGTGAACGGAACGGACAGGCAGAAGGCGCTCGACGCCGCATTGGCGCAGATCGACCGCGCCTTCGGCAAGGGCTCGGTGATGAAGCTGGGGTCGAAGGAAGCGATGCAGGTCGAGGCGATTTCGACCGGGTCGCTCGGCCTCGACATCGCGCTGGGCGTCGGCGGCCTGCCGCGCGGCCGCGTCATCGAAATCTACGGCCCCGAAAGCTCGGGCAAGACGACGCTGGCCCTGCATTGCATCGCCGAAGCGCAGAAGATGGGCGGCACGGCGGCGTTCGTCGATGCCGAACATGCGCTCGACCCCGTCTATGCGCGCAAGCTGGGCGTCGACATTGACGAACTCATTGTGTCGCAACCCGACACGGGCGAGCAGGCGCTTGAGATCGTCGATACGCTCGTGCGCTCGAACGCGATCGACGTGCTCGTCGTCGACTCGGTCGCCGCGCTTGTGCCGCGCGCCGAGATCGAGGGCGAGATGGGCGACAGTCACGTCGGCCTGCAGGCGCGGCTGATGTCGCAGAGCTTGCGCAAGCTCACCGGCTCGATCAGCCGCTCGCGCTGCATGGTGATCTTCATCAACCAGCTGCGCATGAAGATCGGCGTGATGTACGGCAACCCCGAAACCACGACCGGCGGCAATGCGCTCAAATTCTATGCCTCGGTCCGCCTCGACATCCGCCGCACCGGCCAGATCAAGAATGGCGACGAGATCGTCGGCAACACCACGCGCGTCAAGGTGGTGAAGAACAAGGTCGCGCCGCCGTTCAAGCAGGTTGAGTTCGACATCATGTACGGGCAGGGCATTTCCAAGATCGGCGAGATTCTCGATATCGGCGTCAAGGCCGGGCTGGTCGAAAAATCGGGTGCCTGGTTCAGCTATGACTCGATCCGCATCGGGCAGGGCCGCGAGAACGCCAAAAACTTCCTGACCGAAAATCCCGAACTTCGCGAACGGCTCGAAGCCGCGATCCGCGGCCGCACCGACGCGGTCGCCGAAGAAATGATGGCGGGTCCCGACGACGACGCGGGCGACGACATCTGA
- a CDS encoding DUF2062 domain-containing protein — protein MSGGTPKDSKSRDKAAVMNWIRRNSPTREELLASRFVKPFAHRVAHSHLWRFTRTSVPRGTALGLFVGIFFLIPGVQILGVALLALPVRANIPIGAAMTFLSNPVTTPFIILASVWLGDWLFGLQANSATFSAMIEHGASAGEWVRWTFSDAAPAMLAGLFVISVVAAAVGYVLAAIFWDNWIRLRWRRKLARARDQRHEASTSDTAAG, from the coding sequence ATGAGCGGCGGCACGCCAAAGGATAGCAAATCCCGCGACAAGGCCGCGGTGATGAACTGGATCCGCCGCAATTCACCGACGCGCGAGGAACTGCTCGCGAGCCGTTTCGTCAAGCCGTTTGCCCATAGGGTCGCGCACAGCCATTTGTGGCGCTTCACGCGCACCTCGGTGCCGCGCGGCACGGCGCTCGGCCTGTTTGTCGGCATTTTTTTCCTCATTCCCGGCGTCCAGATTCTGGGCGTCGCGCTGCTCGCGTTGCCGGTGCGTGCGAACATTCCGATCGGCGCGGCGATGACCTTTTTGTCGAACCCGGTGACGACCCCGTTCATCATCCTCGCCTCGGTATGGCTCGGCGACTGGCTGTTCGGGCTTCAGGCGAACAGCGCGACCTTTTCGGCGATGATCGAGCATGGCGCATCGGCGGGCGAGTGGGTGCGCTGGACCTTTTCGGACGCCGCGCCGGCGATGCTCGCGGGGCTGTTCGTGATTTCCGTCGTCGCGGCGGCGGTCGGCTATGTGCTGGCCGCGATCTTCTGGGACAATTGGATTCGCCTACGCTGGCGGCGCAAGCTGGCGCGCGCACGCGACCAACGACATGAGGCATCGACGAGCGACACGGCGGCTGGTTGA
- a CDS encoding M13 family metallopeptidase, whose product MIHLPKTSRLMASAALGALMLTAVPAAAEEKPAAASAAASAAKPELGTFGFDLSGMDKSVQPGDDFYAYANGTWAKNTEIPADKSNFGMFTVLADLSQTRTQEILEAARTDPNSMIGRAYAAYLDAATVEAKGLAPIEPWLNQIRTVDKAGLARLLAEADRNGVRHFFGGYVGQDDKNPDVYIYTMFQGGIGMPDRDFYLKENERNTRLQAAYLKHLENVLTLVGEANAAARAQAIYDFEKQIATVHWDKNDSSDATKVYNKMTIAELAAAAPGFDWQTFIRGIGVKEDSLLVSQPSAFTGEAKLLAEAPIGVIRDLLIVRSLDGFSDVLPDAVAQEAFSFYGTALSGTPQMQERWKRAVDFTTNNMGEAVGQDYVARYFPPETKAAMDQLVRNVLAAMGDRIDGLSWMQPETKVKAKKKLANFTTKIGYPDRWKDYSKLEIKADDLFGNALRSNQFAHDDNISRLGGPIRRWEWGMTPMTVNAYANFGMNEIVFPAAILQPPFFDPHADPAINYGGIGAVIGHEISHHFDDQGAKYDETGKLADWWTPADVAAFEAAGKALVAQYDAYEVLPGEKLDGTFTLGENIGDLAGLTVAYEAYKKSLGGKEAPVLDGLTGDQRFFLGWAQVWRRNYREQNLSQRITTDPHAPSIQRTWVSRNLDPWYKAFQVKPGQKLYLTPEERVRIW is encoded by the coding sequence ATGATCCACCTGCCCAAGACTTCGCGCCTGATGGCGAGCGCCGCGCTCGGCGCGCTGATGCTGACCGCCGTTCCGGCGGCGGCCGAGGAAAAGCCCGCAGCGGCGTCCGCCGCCGCGAGCGCTGCGAAACCCGAACTCGGCACCTTCGGCTTCGACCTTTCGGGCATGGACAAGAGCGTCCAGCCGGGTGACGATTTTTACGCCTATGCCAACGGCACCTGGGCGAAAAATACCGAGATCCCGGCCGACAAATCGAACTTCGGCATGTTCACCGTGCTGGCCGATCTGTCGCAGACGCGCACGCAGGAAATCCTGGAGGCGGCCAGGACCGATCCGAACAGCATGATCGGCCGCGCCTATGCCGCCTATCTCGACGCGGCGACGGTCGAGGCCAAGGGCCTGGCGCCGATCGAGCCGTGGCTGAACCAGATCCGCACCGTCGACAAGGCGGGGCTGGCCAGGCTGCTCGCCGAGGCCGACCGCAACGGAGTGCGGCATTTCTTTGGCGGCTATGTCGGGCAGGACGACAAAAATCCCGACGTTTACATCTACACGATGTTCCAGGGCGGCATCGGCATGCCCGACCGCGATTTCTATCTGAAAGAGAATGAGCGCAATACCAGGCTCCAGGCCGCCTATCTGAAGCATCTCGAAAATGTGCTGACGCTGGTCGGCGAGGCGAACGCCGCGGCGCGTGCGCAGGCAATCTATGATTTCGAGAAGCAGATCGCGACCGTCCACTGGGACAAGAATGACAGCAGCGACGCCACCAAAGTCTATAACAAGATGACGATCGCCGAGCTGGCGGCCGCGGCGCCTGGCTTCGATTGGCAGACCTTCATTCGCGGCATCGGCGTCAAGGAGGATTCGCTGCTCGTGTCGCAGCCGAGCGCCTTCACCGGCGAAGCGAAGCTGCTCGCCGAAGCGCCGATCGGCGTCATCCGCGACCTGCTGATCGTCCGCAGCCTCGATGGCTTTTCGGACGTGCTGCCCGATGCGGTCGCGCAGGAAGCCTTCTCCTTCTATGGCACCGCGCTGTCGGGCACGCCGCAGATGCAGGAACGCTGGAAGCGCGCGGTCGATTTCACCACGAACAATATGGGCGAGGCGGTCGGCCAGGATTATGTCGCCAGATATTTCCCGCCCGAAACCAAGGCGGCGATGGACCAGCTCGTCAGGAATGTGCTGGCGGCGATGGGCGACCGCATCGACGGGCTGAGCTGGATGCAGCCCGAAACCAAGGTCAAGGCGAAGAAGAAGCTTGCCAATTTCACGACCAAGATCGGCTATCCCGACCGCTGGAAGGATTACAGCAAGCTGGAGATCAAGGCCGACGACCTGTTCGGCAACGCGCTGCGGTCGAACCAGTTTGCGCACGACGACAATATCAGCCGCCTCGGCGGGCCGATCCGCCGCTGGGAATGGGGCATGACCCCGATGACGGTCAACGCCTATGCCAATTTCGGCATGAACGAGATCGTCTTTCCGGCCGCTATCCTGCAACCGCCCTTTTTCGATCCGCACGCCGACCCGGCGATCAACTATGGCGGCATCGGCGCGGTGATCGGCCATGAGATCAGCCATCATTTCGACGACCAGGGCGCGAAATATGACGAGACGGGCAAGCTCGCCGATTGGTGGACCCCCGCCGACGTCGCGGCGTTCGAGGCGGCGGGCAAGGCATTGGTCGCGCAATATGACGCCTATGAAGTGCTGCCCGGCGAAAAGCTCGACGGCACCTTCACGCTCGGCGAAAATATCGGCGACCTTGCCGGCCTGACCGTCGCCTATGAGGCGTATAAGAAGTCGCTCGGCGGCAAGGAGGCGCCCGTGCTGGACGGCCTGACCGGCGACCAGCGCTTCTTCCTCGGCTGGGCGCAGGTGTGGCGGCGCAATTACCGCGAGCAGAATCTGTCGCAGCGGATCACCACCGATCCCCACGCGCCCTCGATTCAGCGGACTTGGGTCTCGCGCAACCTTGACCCTTGGTATAAGGCGTTTCAGGTTAAGCCCGGCCAGAAGCTGTACCTGACACCCGAAGAGCGTGTCCGCATCTGGTGA